CGGCATCATTACCCGAACCAACTTGCTGCACGCATTGGTTGAGGATGGCTGCACCTTAGAATCTCCCATCGGTGAAGTCGCCACCTCTCCGGTCATCAGCGTCGAGATGGGCGAGTATCTTTTCAACGTGATGATCCTGATGACCCGCGATCGGGTAAAACGGGTGCGCGTCACTAAAGATGGTGAGACGGTCGGCATGCTGGATATGACTCAGGTGCTGAGTCTCTTTTCCACGCACTCTCACGTACTCACGCTGCAAATAAACCGCGCACACTCGATTGAGGAACTCGCGCTCGCAGCCAATAACCAACATCAGCTCGTCGCCAATCTCACCAACAACGGCATCCACACTCAATTTGTCATGGAACTGATTTCCGCCGTTAACGAACAGATCATCGAAAAGGCCTTCCGTCTCACCATTCCAGAAAGCTTCCAAAATCAATGCTGCCTGTTTGTGATGGGCTCGGAAGGTCGCGGTGAACAGGTACTGAAAACCGATCAGGATAACGGGCTCATTCTCGCTGACGATGCCGATTGGCCCGACGTTCAACATTACATGGAAAGGTTTAGTGAAGTGCTGAGCCGTCTAGGTTATCCGCCCTGTCCCGGCAATGTCATGGTTAATAATCCGCGCTGGGTGAAAACCCAATCTGAGTGGATGAAAGAAATGATCACCCTCAGTAAGATTTCTGACGAACGCCCCCTGATGGACCTGGCCATCATCGCAGACAGTCATGCGGTAGCTGGTAACAAGGCGTTACTGGAACCTGTGATGGAAGAGCTCCATGCCACGTTCAAAAACAACATGCTAACGCTCAATACCTTCGTCCGCCCCTGCCTTGCGTTCCGTGTTCCCCTCACGCTTTTCGGCAGCTTAAAGACGGATAAAGAAGGATTGGATGTCAAAAAAGGCGGTATTTTCCCGCTGGTGCATGGCGTT
The nucleotide sequence above comes from Grimontia kaedaensis. Encoded proteins:
- a CDS encoding DUF294 nucleotidyltransferase-like domain-containing protein; the encoded protein is MPEPLDTYSPPFDRLDAKQAKHLLSSLDVAYYRRGDVLIEKGGGNDALYIVIKGRVQEVNPDTKEVQAQYIKDDLFDARALLKGHAHHRYRVVEDTLCYVLPKTVFLELYDQNQSFADYFNTSFSKRKRMLEKAQQQQNLAEFILTQVDETNIQPIMTMPHGTSIQDATLNLRRERQDCALVALEGKLHDIGIITRTNLLHALVEDGCTLESPIGEVATSPVISVEMGEYLFNVMILMTRDRVKRVRVTKDGETVGMLDMTQVLSLFSTHSHVLTLQINRAHSIEELALAANNQHQLVANLTNNGIHTQFVMELISAVNEQIIEKAFRLTIPESFQNQCCLFVMGSEGRGEQVLKTDQDNGLILADDADWPDVQHYMERFSEVLSRLGYPPCPGNVMVNNPRWVKTQSEWMKEMITLSKISDERPLMDLAIIADSHAVAGNKALLEPVMEELHATFKNNMLTLNTFVRPCLAFRVPLTLFGSLKTDKEGLDVKKGGIFPLVHGVRTLALEKGLTETNTFERLDALVECKTLDQETANNLSEALKLFVKVRLKQQLDSDASTGNQLDVTQLSRTERDLLRDCLGVVKKFKERLASHYQVRD